Proteins encoded within one genomic window of Oncorhynchus keta strain PuntledgeMale-10-30-2019 chromosome 12, Oket_V2, whole genome shotgun sequence:
- the pwwp2a gene encoding PWWP domain-containing protein 2A isoform X2 has translation MCGSFNPRVTSDPKFIRFGPYGIPITVFPKREYKDKPESMQLKTEPFQPEKVEMPVQENPDSQVVAIPEPNPDPQPKPNPWTSKPPPLFQEGAPYPPPLFIRDTYNQSLPQPPPRKIKRPKRRLYREEPTSIMNAIKLRPRQVLCDKCKGTVMTVDKREPRRGPVSDSRGEDAKRRRNDSAATVSKRPRNDSRSEEKRHAAEVSKRQASGIRVSSSSSLGQVKAGAGGNRVLRTTATTTTSPVNSSSRVQLNAKKVLQSKNVDHSKAREVLKLAKAQKRQRETTVVTGSSGNAKTMTRAAALQEAHAHQKVHFTRRLQQISGVGPSNATPLPPRMRIKPQRYRNEENDSSTCKPPCLEKVPGSGRLSPPKPGAPRCTSTRSSSSSCSTGEATAAENQGLDKGPEPEPSPQTQSQTQVEPLTATEHSDPKVEPEEQGGREERRETRGSKAGNLVVYMTLNPSQPDSSNTSMCSVDSADDLKSSNSECSSTETFDFPPPGDLHSPPAPGTSSAVTDPLPAPTEEKTPRKSQKVFSKNVSKCVSLDGRSICVGDIVWAKIYGFPWWPARVLGIQISRKDNGLLVRQEARVAWFGSPTTSFLALAQVAPFLESFQSRFDKKRKGLYRKAITEAAKAAKQLTPEVRALLTQFET, from the exons ATGTGTGGCAGTTTCAACCCAAGAGTCACTTCTGATCCCAAATTCATAAG GTTTGGACCCTATGGAATTCCAATCACTGTGTTCCCAAAGAGAGAATACAAGGATAAACCTGAATCTATGCAGCTAAAGACAGAACCATTCCAGCCAGAGAAGGTGGAAATGCCAGTCCAGGAAAACCCTGACAGCCAAGTTGTCGCAATCCCCGAACCAAACCCTGACCCCCAGCCTAAGCCTAACCCATGGACTTCAAAACCTCCGCCACTGTTTCAGGAGGGAGCCCCTTACCCTCCGCCATTGTTCATCAGGGACACCTACAACCAGTCGTTACCTCAGCCGCCCCCCCGCAAGATCAAGCGGCCCAAGCGCAGGCTGTATCGCGAGGAGCCCACCTCTATCATGAACGCCATCAAGTTGCGGCCCCGCCAGGTGCTCTGTGACAAGTGCAAGGGGACTGTCATGACCGTGGACAAGAGGGAGCCACGTAGAGGCCCTGTGTCGGACTCTAGGGGCGAGGACGCCAAGCGGAGACGCAACGACAGTGCAGCTACTGTCAGCAAGCGGCCACGTAATGACTCTCGCTCTGAGGAGAAGCGCCATGCTGCTGAGGTGTCCAAACGGCAGGCCTCAGGGATTCgagtctcctcttcctcttctctgggCCAGGTGAAGGCCGGAGCTGGAGGGAACAGGGTTCTGAGGACAACAGCCACCACAACAACATCACCGGTCAACAGCAGCTCCAGAGTCCAACTCAATGCCAAGAAAGTGCTACAGAGCAAAAATGTTGATCACTCCAAGGCAAGGGAGGTGCTGAAACTGGCCAAGGCgcagaagaggcagagagagactacAGTGGTCACTGGCAGCAGTGGCAACGCCAAGACGATGACGAGGGCCGCTGCCCTGCAGGAGGCCCACGCCCACCAGAAGGTCCACTTCACCCGGCGGCTGCAGCAGATCAGCGGGGTGGGACCAAGCAACGCCACCCCTCTGCCACCGAGGATGCGCATCAAGCCCCAAAGGTACCGTAATGAAGAGAATGACTCTTCTACATGTAAGCCGCCTTGCCTCGAGAAAGTGCCGGGAAGTGGCCGTTTGTCCCCTCCAAAGCCAGGCGCGCCCCGCTGCACCTCCAcgcgctcctcctcctcctcctgctccacaGGCGAGGCCACTGCTGCTGAAAACCAGGGTCTAGATAAAGGGCCAGAACCTGAGCCCAGTCCTCAGACCCAATCCCAGACCCAAGTGGAACCCCTCACAGCCACGGAGCACAGCGACCCCAAGGTGGAGCCAGAGGAGCAGGGGGGGCGGGAGGAGAGGCGGGAGACGCGCGGCAGCAAGGCTGGCAACCTTGTGGTGTACATGACCCTTAACCCCAGCCAGCCTGACTCCTCTAATACCTCCATGTGCAGCGTTGATAGTGCAGATGACTTAAAGTCTTCAAACTCAGAGTGTAGCTCCACCGAGACCTTTGACTTTCCCCCTCCCGGTGATTTGCACTCGCCCCCCGCCCCCGGCACATCCTCAGCAGTCACTGACCCCTTGCCAGCACCTACGGAAGAGAAAACCCCTCGTAAATCTCAGAAAGTGTTTTCCAAAAATGTGTCTAAGTGTGTCTCTCTGGACGGCAGGAGCATTTGCGTAGGGGACATCGTTTGGGCCAAAATATATGGTTTTCCTTGGTGGCCAGCCCGCGTCTTAGGCATCCAGATCAGCCGCAAAGATAATGGGCTCTTAGTCAGGCAGGAGGCCCGTGTCGCCTGGTTCGGTTCACCCACCACCTCCTTCCTGGCACTTGCACAGGTCGCCCCCTTTCTAGAAAGCTTCCAGTCACGCTTCGACAAGAAGAGAAAGGGCTTGTACCGTAAAGCCATCACAGAGGCAGCCAAGGCTGCCAAGCAGCTCACTCCTGAGGTTCGCGCCTTGCTTACGCAATTCGAGACGTGA